From a single Lytechinus pictus isolate F3 Inbred unplaced genomic scaffold, Lp3.0 scaffold_19, whole genome shotgun sequence genomic region:
- the LOC129261009 gene encoding tudor domain-containing protein 3-like — protein sequence MIRFLNTLYDFSKMVEAELLTRGWHLSKDGIERCKDGVPAMSVDALTKRALDIDLKQIGSNALPADIGKAKSDKIQGPYVLQIQKVRNIGAPKANEESSMAPTLLRLQLTDGHTTCLGVVMETISQISLNTPPGTKVLLKGSVDMTNGLLMLSPSTLKVLGGRVEDMVQRWEVAKQLAHHTRTTLVGEGAPPPWVPFGQRHRVQNHSDSRQKIDGPGKKRTLNLDKNREQTDQDREFEEQRKAAIRELDQARGQGGKKFGGGGTKAGGQDNDTKENQGGTRSSYSDRRGTGSSGGALNENNRNSQSFANYRELGYEKKPDDKSISQLVSMGFSKEDAVAALKKHSGNLDAAVDSLVGGGSNQTSVGSGGITNTSNTRSSSGPPQRGRDRPERGSGGFKGRRGRRGDDDEDEDAPSQPSAPTTLFDFLESKLGPTKAEAYKPKEKDSRDHGEKNDRSGRYEREQSKTGRDASGNNFTHNVRETPPRFQKLQAQKQAQRQMGDNQPGNKDNRGGRRGDRQDRYDDRRRDGKKNNEWTNDKEDASQGYKNDSRFRNERKDGGYQDRNDRRFDGQSRGSKADEYQNDRGYQGRDRNSRPERFQSDRGRSSQKDGYQNDNGYQGRGNRRYDGQGKSGDSSRYNSSKNDNTPEKTYRLMERKKDNVPAQEESQSTKKSNGKETSQQDGVGNWKGLGQEENAVKNQVNSRSDFQPLNQQSQPFIPQQQMVSDAGRRVADTTNQGLNQGPVVRTKVMTNGPEMIPQGQGMPMLPFKEGDHCLSKYWEDGKFYEAQITAIHPTGKTCMVKFVEYGNFEEVLITDIMPSPDQPWTAPPPPIAAVHHQQQQQPPQQQQFIPAAPSYPQHYQQPPPMAQLVPGQTPLVPDYGNYDGSMNMTLEFRKGGEGPFVSKQGQDPGGYRNDRRNQRPAQAFYQPPPRR from the exons GCATCTTTCTAAAGATGGGATTGAGCGATGCAAGGATGGAGTGCCTGCTATGTCAGTGGATGCTCTTACAAAGAGAGCTCTGGAT ATTGACCTGAAGCAGATTGGGTCCAATGCTCTTCCAGCAGACATTGGCAAGGCAAAATCTGACAAG ATCCAGGGTCCCTATGTGTTGCAGATTCAGAAAGTGCGTAACATAGGAGCACCCAAGGCCAATGAGGAATCTTCTATGGCTCCTACACTTCTAAGACTTCAGCTTACTGATGGTCATACCACATGCCTTGGGGTTGTCATGGAAACAATATCACAAATAAG TCTGAACACTCCCCCTGGTACCAAAGTATTATTAAAGGGCAGTGTGGACATGACCAATGGATTGCTTATGTTATCACCATCAACCCTGAAGGTATTGGGTGGTAGAGTGGAGGATATGGTACAGAGATGGGAAGTAGCCAAG caactGGCTCACCATACAAGGACGACTCTGGTTGGAGAAGGTGCACCGCCCCCATGGGTACCGTTTGGTCAACGTCATCGGGTTCAAAACCACTCTGACAGTAGGCAGAAGATAGATGGACCAG GCAAGAAGCGCACCCTAAACCTTGATAAGAACCGGGAGCAGACCGATCAGGATCGAGAGTTTGAGGAGCAGAGAAAAGCAGCTATCAGAGAACTTGACCAGGCCAGAGGTCAAGGGGGAAAGAAGTTTGGAGGAGGGGGTACCAAGGCAGGAGGTCAGGATAATGACACAAAG GAAAATCAAGGTGGAACCAGATCAAGCTATTCAGACAGGAGAGGAACTGGGTCAAGTGGAGGTGCACTTAATGAAAACAATAGGAACAGTCAGTCTTTTGCAAACTATAGAGAACTGGGTTATGAA AAAAAGCCGGATGACAAGTCGATATCACAGCTTGTCAGCATGGGATTCTCCAAGGAGGATGCTGTAGCTGCACTGAAGAAGCACTCAGGAAACCTTGATGCTGCAGTAGACTCTCTGGTGGGAGGGGGAAGTAACCAAACCAGTgttggcagcggtgggataacTAATACATCAAATACTAGAAGTAGCTCTGGACCACCACAGAGGGGAAGGGACAGGCCAGAAAGGGGATCAG GTGGTTTTAAAGGTCGTAGAGGGAGgcgtggtgatgatgatgaggatgaggatgcTCCCTCCCAGCCTTCTGCTCCTACAACTCTCTTTGACTTTCTGGAATCCAAGCTTGGTCCAACTAAAGCAGAAG CATACAAACCTAAAGAAAAGGATAGCAGAGACCATGGAGAGAAAAATGACCGTTCAGGCCGTTACGAAAGGGAACAGTCCAAAACAGGCAGGGATGCTAGTGGGAATAACTTTACCCATAATGTCCGGGAGACGCCACCTAGATTCCAGAAGCTACAAGCTCAGAAACAAGCCCAGAGACAAATGGGGGACAACCAACCAGGAAACAAAGACAATCGAGGTGGTAGGAGAGGGGATAGACAGGATAGGTATGATGATCGAAGGAGAGATGGGAAGAAGAATAACGAATGGACTAATGATAAGGAGGATGCATCCCAAGGGTATAAGAATGATTCAAGGTTTAGGAACGAGAGAAAAGACGGAGGGTATCAAGATAGGAATGATAGAAGGTTTGATGGACAATCACGGGGTAGTAAAGCAGACGAGTATCAGAATGATAGGGGATACCAGGGAAGGGATAGGAACAGTAGACCTGAAAGGTTCCAATCGGATAGGGGAAGGAGCTCCCAGAAAGATGGCTACCAGAATGACAATGGCTACCAAGGACGTGGTAATCGCCGATACGATGGCCAGGGAAAGTCTGGCGATTCAAGTAGGTACAACAGCAGTAAGAATGATAATACCCCTGAAAAGACATACCGACTtatggagagaaagaaagacaatgTTCCAGCGCAGGAGGAAAGTCAATCTACAAAGAAGAGCAACGGAAAAGAAACATCTCAGCAGGATGGTGTTGGGAACTGGAAAGGGCTTGGTCAAGAGGAGAATGCCGTCAAGAATCAGGTTAATAGTAGATCAGACTTCCAGCCCTTGAACCAGCAGTCACAACCATTTATACCTCAGCAACAGATGGTTAGTGATGCAGGGAGGAGGGTTGCTGATACAACCAACCAGGGTTTGAACCAAGGACCTGTGGTGAGGACTAAAGTCATGACCAATGGACCAGAAATGATTCCTCAGGGTCAAGGCATGCCTATGTTACCATTCAAGGAAGGAGATCACTGCCTTTCAAAGTACTGGGAGGATGGCAAG TTTTATGAGGCACAAATTACAGCCATTCATCCAACAGGGAAAACTTGTATGGTGAAGTTTGTAGAATATGGAAACTTTGAGGAGGTGCTAATCACTGATATAATGCCATCTCCTGATCAGCCCTGG ACTGCGCCTCCACCACCAATAGCTGCAGTACATcaccaacaacagcagcagccCCCGCAGCAGCAACAGTTCATCCCTGCTGCCCCATCCTACCCCCAACACTACCAACAACCCCCACCCATGGCACAGCTAGTCCCTGGTCAAACGCCACTGGTGCCAGACTACGGCAACTATGACGGGTCGATGAATATGACCCTTGAGTTCCGGAAAGGAGGTGAAGGGCCGTTTGTCTCCAAGCAGGGTCAGGATCCTGGAGGGTACAGAAATGATAGGCGGAACCAGAGACCGGCTCAAGCTTTCTACCAACCTCCGCCCAGGAGGTGA